TTTTGGCATATTCCAGATCATGAAAATGGAACTGGGACTAACACCTATGCGGCCTTAAACAGTGTCTATCTCATGATGAACAACCAAATGCGACTCCTCGGCATGGAAACGATGGCCTGGCAGGAAATCCGACATGCCATCATCCTTCTGACAGATGGTGGGTATCATGGTCTCTGAGTGTGTCTGGAATAGTGGAAGGGGCACCAATATGGGGTCAGAAGCCCTGAATTCTGATTCTCCCTCTGCCTGCCACTTTGGGccccagttttgtttttgtttttagagatggggccttgctatgttgcccagctgatctcaaactcctggcttcaagcaatcctcctgcctcagcctcccaaagtgctgggattacaggcatgagccaccacacctggcccagtttcttatttataaaatagggccagtgtggtggcttatgcctgtagtcccagcactttgggaggccaaagcgggtggatcacttgaggttaggagtttgagatcagactggctaacatggtgaaaccccgtctctactaaaaatacaaaaccattagctgggtgtggtggcaggcgcctgtaatcccagctacttgggaggctgaggcaggagaattgcttgaacctgggaggcagaggttgcagtgagccaagatcatgccactgcactccagcctgggtgacagaccaagatcctaccttgtctcaaaataaaataaataaataaatagaattagtGTTGATGATGATGACCGTAACCACAATGACAGCAATGATGATCATGATGGCTGTCCTCCTTTCCTTACACAATTTTTATGGAAAGCTATTTAAGTTGCCTGTGTGAAAGTGCTCTGTGTTAGCTCTTGTTACCATCTGGGAGGTAACTTGGAGATAGATGAGGAAACGTGGCTCTTGAGCAGGAATGTCGAAGGGCACGGATGCAAGGAACAGTCTGTAGTGGATCTGGCCTTGTCATTTGCCTCTTGCTATTGTCCAAATTACACAGTTCCTCCAGGACTTAGTATATAAAATGAGGATACCCACTCTACCTGGGGtttcatgagaattaaatgagttaaagtaTAGGAAGCACCTGGCCTGGTGCCTGGAATGTAGAACATTTCAgtaaaagtgtgtatatatatatatgtatgtatatatatatatatgtatacatacatatatatatatatatatttatttttttgagacagggtctcactctattgcccaggctggactacagtggtgcgatctcggctcactgcaacctctgcctcccaggctgaagcaattctcgtgcctcagcctccagagtagctgggactacaggcatgtgtcaccatgcctggctaatttttatttttattttttgagatggagtttcactcttgttgcccaggctggagtgcaatggcgcgatttcggctcaccgcaacctccgcctcccaggttcaagcgattctcctgcctcctgagtagctgggattacaggcatgtgccaccacacccggctaattttgtatatttagtagaggtgcggtttctccatgttggtcaagctggtctcaaactcccaacctcaggtgatccacctgccttggcctcccaaagtgctgggattacaggcatgagccaccatgcccggccacacctggctaattttttgtggttttagtagagacagggtttcaccatgttgcccaggctggtctggaactcctgagctcaggcaatccgccttcttcggtctcccaaagtgctaggattacaggtgtgagccaccatgcccagcctaaaagtaTATTTTGAAGCTCTCACAGGCAATGTAAATGTTGAGGTTCCCAGGCTAAATGCTTTCCTACTCTTCCAGGGCCTGGGGAAATCCTGATATTACCTAGAAGaattctttattctctttgttctAGGAAAGTCCAATATGGGTGGCTCTCCCAAGACAGCTGTTGACCATATCAGAGAGATCCTGAACATCAACCAGAAGAGGAATGACTATCTGGGTGAGCccctgccactgccaccacaTTTGTTCTGCTCCTGCAGAGGTCATGAGATCTTCAGCCAGGGATCCCAGCATCTTAGCTATGGTCCAGAGCCACATGGTTTTATTTCTGCGTTGTTCTGTACAAAGGCAACTCATGTTGAAGAGCCTGGGGTCAAACTACTGCCCATGGTCTCAAccttaccttctttttttttttttttttttttaagacagtgtctcactgacACTCAGAGTATATTCCTGGAAAGATGTCCACCCATGCCGGCCCAGAAGCTGGTCCAGAAAGTAACGATGTCCACCATGCCAccatgaagtgcagtggtgcaatcatagcttactgcagcctcaaattcctggtttcaagtgatcccctcaactcagcttcccaaagtggtaggattacaggtatgagccactatgctcagcccgtcttcacaaattttttaaaattaatttttaaattttttttgagacagaatcttgccgtgttgcccaggctggagtgcagtgactcgatctcaactcactgcaacctccacgtcctggcttcaaatgattctcctgcctcagcctccagagtagctgggattacaggtgtgtgccaccatgcccggctcatttttgcatttttaatagagacagagtttcaccatgttggcagtcTGGtgtcaaacccctggcctcaagtgatccgcctgccttggtctcccaaggtgctgggattacagataggcatgagccactgtgcctggccaatttttaattttttaattattatttttaatcaacaGCTTTAGACAGAGAACCTTGGTTTCATCTTCAGTGGGCTGTGGCCATgggcagtttcttcatctgcaaaagggGAGTAGTACTAGGACCCAGCTCACAAGCTGACAGGGGAAGATGCTCAGACAAACACTGCCTGCCTGGCATAGAAAAATGCCCAGCATATGTTAGCCATGACCACGACCGTCGtcgttatcatcatcatcatcatcatagcaTCTCATGTTTCAGGAAACTTTCCAGGAAGAAGGGACCTCGATTCCCTCTGGGGAATGTCCCTGGTGGTTGCTCTTTCAGCAGCACAGCTGGCTAACTAAGGCTTTGGCAGTTGCAGCCTCTAAAGGAAAAATTCCTCAGGTTCAGACTAAACACAAATTGCACTGACCTTTGATCAGAAAGTAATTTCAGAGAGAGAGATGCTCAGACAGGGAGGGCAGCTGGTTTTGAGCCCCAACCTTTCATCTTCCCCTTAGCTCCTCTCCTTTCCATTCACActgccccctcccccatcacCTGGCCCTCGGGGGTAAGCTGATTCCTCTTTAAAACTCTGGCCCAAGGAAGACAAAATTTAAAGCCCACTCCCTTCCTCCTTAGCATCACTGGACCAAGGTCAAAtgctacaaaaacattttattgaaaataagcaGGAAACCAAACGAAAATAGTCAAAGAAAACGCACAAGGCACGATCGTTGTCTAGCTCCAACTGTAACTGTTTCTATCTGGGCCATTGCCAGATTGCCTCCTGGCTGAAGATCTCTTGGTCCACCTAAGCACCTTGCTTTTTACACACAACGCGGGGCTCTCTGAGAACAAAAATGGGCCACAAGGGGTGCAAAGGCTGGGAGAGGAGTAGACTCTGTGGTCTGTCTGAGGGCAGTTCTGACTGGCACCACAGTCGGAGGACAGGCGCGGCCTGTTGTGTGGGTCCAGGGCCTCCAGTGGGAAAACGTGGCTTTAGGCCCTTCTCCCAGATGCTACCTTTTACAGAGGAAGACCAGATCTGAGGTTTAGTTTCCATGTTGTGTTCTGAGTTCTTtctattcattcagtcatttaaaaGTACTTACCAAACTACCACAAACCTGGGTGGCTTAgaacacagaatttctttttcttacagttctggaggttagaagtctgaaatcaaggtgttggcagggccgtGCTTCCTCAGAAGGCTCTTGGGAAGAATTCTTTCCTGCCTTTTCCGGCTGCCGGCAGCTCCAACCTTGGCTTGCGGCAGCATAAACCcattctctgcctctgtcttcaacTCGCCTTCTTttctgtgtgtgcctctgtgtcaTTACATGCTGTTCTCTTATATAGATAGGAGACCCACTACCTGTGTCTTTGTGTccaaattcctttcttctttttctgttcatttgtttgagacagagtctcgctctgtcacccagaagcccaggctgcagtgcagtggcgggatcccggctcactgtaacctctgcctcctgggttcaggtgattctcgtgcctcagtctcccaagaagctgggattacaggcatgtgccaccatgcccggcaaatttttgtatttttagtagagacatggtctcgccatgttggctaggctggtcttaaactcctggcctcaaggcgatctgcctgccttcgccTCAAAAAaactgccgggattacaggcatgagtcaccaccatgcccagccagttcactttttttttttttttttttttttgagatggagtcttgctctgttgcccaggctggagtgcagtggtgcaatctcggctcactgcaacatccgcctcccggttcaagcgattctcctgcctcagcctcctgagtagctgggattacaggtgtgtgccagcatgtctggctaatttttgtatttttagtagagacagggtttcaccatgttggtcaggctggtcttgaattcctgacctcgtgatctgcccgcctcagcctcccagagtgctgggattacaggtgtgagccaccgtgcccggctcacctcttctttttttttttttgagacggggttttgctcttgttgcccaggctggagtgcaatggcgcgatcttggctcaccacaaccaccgcctcctggtgattacaggtgtgagccaccacgcctggctctggcttacctcttcttataaggacctcAGTCATTGGATTAGAGCTCACCCTAATCTAGTATGACTtaatcttaacttgattacatctgcaaagaccctttttccaaataaagtcacagatactggggattaggactcgAACACATCTTTCTGGGGGACACAATTCCACCATTACAGGGAATAAACAGGATAAGAAAACCATAGAACCCAGCAGGTGGTAGGTGACACAAGCTAAggggtgttgccatgttgcccaggctggtctcaaacttctggcttcaagggatcctcccaccttgcctcccaaagtggggatGAAAGTTTGTCTGGGGCATTGCAGTTTTAGACAGGAAGAccagggaaggcctcactgagaaggtgacatttgagccaagACTTAAAAAGGTACGAAAGTGAGCCATGTGGAAGTCTGGGGGGGAGGAGTGAACTAGGCAGAGGCACAGCTGGGCAAAGGGCCTGAGGTGTGACCATGCCTATGGATTTGAGGAACTTCAAAGAGGCTGTGTGCTGCAGGAGAGTGAAGGGCAGGGAGTGgcaggaaatgaaggcagacagGTAGCAGTGGGGAGGACGCAGGGGTCCAGCTCATGTAGGTCTTGATTGGACACAGTGAGTTTCAGATGACAGCCTCCTGTCTCATGGGGTAGCCCCAAAGCCACAGGAGTCTGGTGATTTCCCTCTTCCCCACCAGACATCTATGCCATCGGGGTGGGCAAGCTGGATGTGGACTGGAGAGAACTGAATGAGCTAGGGTCCAAGAAGGATGGTGAGAGGCATGCCTTCATTCTGCAGGACACAAAGGCTCTGCACCAGGTCTTTGAACATATGCTGGGTGAGTGAGCTTTGCCCTCCTTGGTGTGGGGAGGATGGTGAGGAGCCCGCCAGAGGCCCGTGTTGGGAACCTGGACACAGTGCCCCTCACTTGCCTCCTTCCCCATCTGATCCTCACACCCACAGATGTCTCCAAGCTCACAGACACCATCTGCGGGGTGGGGAACATGTCAGCAAACGCCTCTGACCAGGAGAGGACACCCTGGCATGTCACTATTAAGGTACCAGGAAGGAGGGGCAGGGCTTGGATTCCAGAGGTAAAAGCGGCCATGGGCCAGACATACTGCAATCTCTGAAAATCACCTGTTCCCCTGCAGCCCAAGAGCCAAGAGACCTGCCGGGGGGCCCTCATCTCCGACCAATGGGTCCTGACAGCAGCTCATTGCTTCCGCGATGGCAACGACCACTCCCTGTGGAGGGTCAATGTGGGTAAGGCAGGGGATGCACCAGCCTCCTGATCCTGAAGCCACAGATCctaccacctcacccagcctctgGCCCCTGCAGGAGCCCTGGTCTAGCCTAATCTAGTGTATCATTTCCAGGAGACCCCAAATCCCAGTGGGGCAAAGAATTCCTTATTGAGAAGGCGGTGATCTCCCCAGGGTTTGATGTCTTTGCCAAAAAGAACCAGGGAATCCTGGAGTTCTATGGTGATGACATAGCTCTGCTGAAGCTGGCCCAGAAAGTAAAGATGTCCACCCATGCCAGGTGCCTGGAGTCTGGGATGGGAGGGTGCCCTGCAGGGAAGAGTGCTCTGGAGATCCCTGGAAGAGATACTGGGGACAGGCTGGTGTGACCCTTGCTCTTCTCCCCAGGCCCATCTGCCTTCCCTGCACGATGGAGGCCAATCTGGCTCTGCGGAGACCTCAAGGCAGCACCTGTAGGGACCATGGTGAGTGCTGGGACTTATGGTGCTTGAGAGCTGGGGCCGGGGTTTGGGGGTGATAACAAGGACTAGGCTGCAGTCCCCAAGCCAGGAACCTGGATTCTGGGTAAAAGGACCAGCACCAACATCCCCTTCTCTTGACTATAGAGAATGAACTGCTGAACAAACAGAGTGTTCCTGCTCATTTTGTCGCCTTGAATGGGAGCAAACTGAACATTAACCTTAAGATGGGAGTGGAGGTGAGGGTCTCAGGTTGGGGATGCTGGGATCCCCCTGTGACAGCTCCCAGAatgtctctcttccttctccaggTCTGGCTGCTTTCTCTCTCTGACGCGGGTCACCCCTCCTCCCAAGCCTCACAAACCTGCTAGGTGTCCCTGGGtctgcttattctttttttgttgttattgagatggagtcttgctctgtctcccaggctggagtgcagtggcacgacctcagctcactgcaacttctgcctcctgggttcaagcgattctcctacttcagcctcccgagtagctgagattacaggtgcccaccaccacaccagctaatttttgtatttttagtagagacgggatttcgccatgttggccaggatggtcttgaactcctgacctcaagtgatctgcctgcctcaacctcccaaagtgctgagattacaggcgtgagccactgcacccacccggGTCTGCTTATTCTACCCTTCTCTCTGGTTCCACCCCTGCTGCAGTGGACAAGCTGTGCCGAGGTTGTCTCCCAAGAAAAAACCATGTTCCCCAACTTGACAGATGTCAGGGAGGTGGTGACAGACCAGTTCCTATGCAGTGGGACCCAGGAGGATGAGAGTCCCTGCAAGGGTGAGTCCCTCACCATGCCTGGATTCCCAAGGGGAAGGCCACCTGTGTCTCTGTGGCCAGCATGCATGCCAGAACACCAGTCCACTGCCCTAGATGACACTGTCTCCTGTCACCCTTTGCTGGCAGGAGAATCTGGGGGAGCAGTTTTCCTTGAGCGGAGATTCAGGTTTTTTCAGGTGAGAAGGTAGAAGCTTGCAGGACCCAGGGGTTACAGGATCTCAGCCTTGTTGGGGGGATGAGGGAGGCCTTTGAGGGATCTAGGGAGGTTGGGGCTTACAGTTGGGGCTGTGGCAGCCTCCCAGCcagttctctccttttctccaggTGGGTCTGGTGAGCTGGGGTCTTTACAACCCCTGCCTTGGCTCTGCTGACAAAAACTCCCGCAAAAGGGCCCCTCGTAGCAAGGTCCCGCCGCCACGAGACTTTCACATCAATCTCTTCCGCATGCAGCCCTGGCTGAGGCAGCACCTGGGGGATGTCCTGAATTTTTTACCCCTCTAGCCATGGCCACTGAGCCCTCTGCTGCCCTGCCAGAATCTGCCGCCCCTCCATCTTCTACCTCTGAATGGCCACCCTTAGACCCTGTGATCCATCCTCTCTCCTAGCTGAGTAAATCCGGGTCTCTAGGATGCCAGAGGCAGCGCACACAAGCTGGGAAATCCTCAGGGCTCCTACCAGCAGGACTGCCTCGCTGCCCCACCTCCCGCTCCTTGGCCTGTCCCCAGATTCCTTCCCTGGTTGACTTGACTCATGCTTGTTTCACTTTCACATGGAATTTCCCAgttatgaaattaataaaaatcaatgGTTTCCACATCTCTCAGTGCCTCTATCTGGAGGCCAGGTAGGGCTGgccttgggggagggggaggccaGAATGACTCCAAGAGCTACAGGAAGGCAGGTCAGAGACCCCACTGGACAAACAGTGGCTGGACTCTGCACCATAACACACAATCAACAGGGGAGTGAGCTGGATCCTTATTTCTGGTCCCTAAGTGGGTGGTTTGGGCTTACTGGGGAGGAGCTAAGGCCGGAGAGGAGGTACTGAAGGGGAGAGTCCTGGA
This DNA window, taken from Homo sapiens chromosome 6 genomic scaffold, GRCh38.p14 alternate locus group ALT_REF_LOCI_5 HSCHR6_MHC_MCF_CTG1, encodes the following:
- the C2 gene encoding complement C2 isoform 2 precursor (isoform 2 precursor is encoded by transcript variant 2) — encoded protein: MGPLMVLFCLLFLYPAGHCPNPGISLGAVRTGFRFGHGDKVRYRCSSNLVLTGSSERECQGNGVWSGTEPICRQPYSYDFPEDVAPALGTSFSHMLGATNPTQKTKESLGRKIQIQRSGHLNLYLLLDCSQSVSENDFLIFKESASLMVDRIFSFEINVSVAIITFASEPKVLMSVLNDNSRDMTEVISSLENANYKDHENGTGTNTYAALNSVYLMMNNQMRLLGMETMAWQEIRHAIILLTDGKSNMGGSPKTAVDHIREILNINQKRNDYLDIYAIGVGKLDVDWRELNELGSKKDGERHAFILQDTKALHQVFEHMLDVSKLTDTICGVGNMSANASDQERTPWHVTIKPKSQETCRGALISDQWVLTAAHCFRDGNDHSLWRVNVGDPKSQWGKEFLIEKAVISPGFDVFAKKNQGILEFYGDDIALLKLAQKVKMSTHARPICLPCTMEANLALRRPQGSTCRDHENELLNKQSVPAHFVALNGSKLNINLKMGVEWTSCAEVVSQEKTMFPNLTDVREVVTDQFLCSGTQEDESPCKGESGGAVFLERRFRFFQVGLVSWGLYNPCLGSADKNSRKRAPRSKVPPPRDFHINLFRMQPWLRQHLGDVLNFLPL
- the C2 gene encoding complement C2 isoform 5 (isoform 5 is encoded by transcript variant 5) — its product is MAGLLGAFSPTPAPRACTHPQHHGCARAADSGRPQEPPGLCLRRSANVRLPVGFAQAVRCPAPVSFENGIYTPRLGSYPVGGNVSFECEDGFILRGSPVRQCRPNGMWDGETAVCDNGAGHCPNPGISLGAVRTGFRFGHGDKVRYRCSSNLVLTGSSERECQGNGVWSGTEPICRQPYSYDFPEDVAPALGTSFSHMLGATNPTQKTKESLGRKIQIQRSGHLNLYLLLDCSQSVSENDFLIFKESASLMVDRIFSFEINVSVAIITFASEPKVLMSVLNDNSRDMTEVISSLENANYKDHENGTGTNTYAALNSVYLMMNNQMRLLGMETMAWQEIRHAIILLTDGKSNMGGSPKTAVDHIREILNINQKRNDYLDIYAIGVGKLDVDWRELNELGSKKDGERHAFILQDTKALHQVFEHMLDVSKLTDTICGVGNMSANASDQERTPWHVTIKPKSQETCRGALISDQWVLTAAHCFRDGNDHSLWRVNVGDPKSQWGKEFLIEKAVISPGFDVFAKKNQGILEFYGDDIALLKLAQKVKMSTHARPICLPCTMEANLALRRPQGSTCRDHENELLNKQSVPAHFVALNGSKLNINLKMGVEWTSCAEVVSQEKTMFPNLTDVREVVTDQFLCSGTQEDESPCKGESGGAVFLERRFRFFQVGLVSWGLYNPCLGSADKNSRKRAPRSKVPPPRDFHINLFRMQPWLRQHLGDVLNFLPL
- the C2 gene encoding complement C2 isoform 1 preproprotein (isoform 1 preproprotein is encoded by transcript variant 1), whose amino-acid sequence is MGPLMVLFCLLFLYPGLADSAPSCPQNVNISGGTFTLSHGWAPGSLLTYSCPQGLYPSPASRLCKSSGQWQTPGATRSLSKAVCKPVRCPAPVSFENGIYTPRLGSYPVGGNVSFECEDGFILRGSPVRQCRPNGMWDGETAVCDNGAGHCPNPGISLGAVRTGFRFGHGDKVRYRCSSNLVLTGSSERECQGNGVWSGTEPICRQPYSYDFPEDVAPALGTSFSHMLGATNPTQKTKESLGRKIQIQRSGHLNLYLLLDCSQSVSENDFLIFKESASLMVDRIFSFEINVSVAIITFASEPKVLMSVLNDNSRDMTEVISSLENANYKDHENGTGTNTYAALNSVYLMMNNQMRLLGMETMAWQEIRHAIILLTDGKSNMGGSPKTAVDHIREILNINQKRNDYLDIYAIGVGKLDVDWRELNELGSKKDGERHAFILQDTKALHQVFEHMLDVSKLTDTICGVGNMSANASDQERTPWHVTIKPKSQETCRGALISDQWVLTAAHCFRDGNDHSLWRVNVGDPKSQWGKEFLIEKAVISPGFDVFAKKNQGILEFYGDDIALLKLAQKVKMSTHARPICLPCTMEANLALRRPQGSTCRDHENELLNKQSVPAHFVALNGSKLNINLKMGVEWTSCAEVVSQEKTMFPNLTDVREVVTDQFLCSGTQEDESPCKGESGGAVFLERRFRFFQVGLVSWGLYNPCLGSADKNSRKRAPRSKVPPPRDFHINLFRMQPWLRQHLGDVLNFLPL
- the C2 gene encoding complement C2 isoform 3 (isoform 3 is encoded by transcript variant 3) is translated as MRALCIRETCSSELGFSRNWSRRKAGHCPNPGISLGAVRTGFRFGHGDKVRYRCSSNLVLTGSSERECQGNGVWSGTEPICRQPYSYDFPEDVAPALGTSFSHMLGATNPTQKTKDHENGTGTNTYAALNSVYLMMNNQMRLLGMETMAWQEIRHAIILLTDGKSNMGGSPKTAVDHIREILNINQKRNDYLDIYAIGVGKLDVDWRELNELGSKKDGERHAFILQDTKALHQVFEHMLDVSKLTDTICGVGNMSANASDQERTPWHVTIKPKSQETCRGALISDQWVLTAAHCFRDGNDHSLWRVNVGDPKSQWGKEFLIEKAVISPGFDVFAKKNQGILEFYGDDIALLKLAQKVKMSTHARPICLPCTMEANLALRRPQGSTCRDHENELLNKQSVPAHFVALNGSKLNINLKMGVEWTSCAEVVSQEKTMFPNLTDVREVVTDQFLCSGTQEDESPCKGESGGAVFLERRFRFFQVGLVSWGLYNPCLGSADKNSRKRAPRSKVPPPRDFHINLFRMQPWLRQHLGDVLNFLPL
- the C2 gene encoding complement C2 isoform 4 (isoform 4 is encoded by transcript variant 4); this encodes MGTRSAIAAPRILCSRGLRSGSARATGSGVERSPSAAIFSFEINVSVAIITFASEPKVLMSVLNDNSRDMTEVISSLENANYKDHENGTGTNTYAALNSVYLMMNNQMRLLGMETMAWQEIRHAIILLTDGKSNMGGSPKTAVDHIREILNINQKRNDYLDIYAIGVGKLDVDWRELNELGSKKDGERHAFILQDTKALHQVFEHMLDVSKLTDTICGVGNMSANASDQERTPWHVTIKPKSQETCRGALISDQWVLTAAHCFRDGNDHSLWRVNVGDPKSQWGKEFLIEKAVISPGFDVFAKKNQGILEFYGDDIALLKLAQKVKMSTHARPICLPCTMEANLALRRPQGSTCRDHENELLNKQSVPAHFVALNGSKLNINLKMGVEWTSCAEVVSQEKTMFPNLTDVREVVTDQFLCSGTQEDESPCKGESGGAVFLERRFRFFQVGLVSWGLYNPCLGSADKNSRKRAPRSKVPPPRDFHINLFRMQPWLRQHLGDVLNFLPL